The Ascaphus truei isolate aAscTru1 chromosome 3, aAscTru1.hap1, whole genome shotgun sequence genome includes a region encoding these proteins:
- the NABP2 gene encoding SOSS complex subunit B1 isoform X1 translates to MNCSIFISGNPLYIEHWVLGRRERVTLDPLALIMTTETFVKDVKPGLKNLNVLFIVLETGRVTKTKDGHEVRTCKVADKTGSINISVWDDVGNLIQPGDIIRLTKGYASVFKGCLTLYTGRGGDLQKIGEFCMVYSEAPNFSEPNPEYVAQQSQSKQAQAETVAVTTNHSPPSIPATSASDLPNGNGTNLSGPSSYQPPAPTHPSGGRITRSQPSHSLPPGASSPVSNGKETRRTGKR, encoded by the exons ATGAACTGCTCTATTTTTATCTCCGGGAATCCGCTG TACATAGAGCACTGGGTGCTGGGCAGACGGGAGAGAGTCACGCTGGACCCCCTGGCCCTCATTATGACCACGGAAACCTTTGTGAAAGATGTGAAACCTGGACTGAAAAACCTGAATGTTCTTTTCATCGTCCTGGAAACAG GCAGAGTAACCAAGACAAAGGACGGACATGAGGTGAGAACTTGCAAAGTGGCCGACAAGACCGGAAGCATCAACATCTCTGTCTGGGACGATGTGGGGAACTTAATCCAACCCGGAGACATCATCAGGCTCACAAAGGG GTACGCGTCTGTGTTCAAGGGCTGCTTGACTCTGTACACAGGGAGGGGAGGCGACCTGCAGAAGATCGGAGA GTTCTGTATGGTTTACTCTGAGGCGCCCAACTTCAGCGAACCAAACCCCGAATATGTGGCACAGCAATCCCAAAGCAAACAG GCACAGGCGGAGACCGTGGCGGTGACGACCAATCACAGCCCACCCAGCATTCCAGCCACTTCAG CCTCCGACCTACCTAATGGGAACGGCACAAACCTCTCAGGACCGTCCTCATACCAGCCCCCGGCACCTACTCACCCATCCGGTGGCCGAATCACACGCAGCCAACCCAGCCACTCGCTCCCACCTGGAGCCTCCAGCCCAGTCAGCAACGGCAAAGAAACAAGGCGAACGGGAAAAAGATAG
- the NABP2 gene encoding SOSS complex subunit B1 isoform X2, whose product MTTETFVKDVKPGLKNLNVLFIVLETGRVTKTKDGHEVRTCKVADKTGSINISVWDDVGNLIQPGDIIRLTKGYASVFKGCLTLYTGRGGDLQKIGEFCMVYSEAPNFSEPNPEYVAQQSQSKQAQAETVAVTTNHSPPSIPATSASDLPNGNGTNLSGPSSYQPPAPTHPSGGRITRSQPSHSLPPGASSPVSNGKETRRTGKR is encoded by the exons ATGACCACGGAAACCTTTGTGAAAGATGTGAAACCTGGACTGAAAAACCTGAATGTTCTTTTCATCGTCCTGGAAACAG GCAGAGTAACCAAGACAAAGGACGGACATGAGGTGAGAACTTGCAAAGTGGCCGACAAGACCGGAAGCATCAACATCTCTGTCTGGGACGATGTGGGGAACTTAATCCAACCCGGAGACATCATCAGGCTCACAAAGGG GTACGCGTCTGTGTTCAAGGGCTGCTTGACTCTGTACACAGGGAGGGGAGGCGACCTGCAGAAGATCGGAGA GTTCTGTATGGTTTACTCTGAGGCGCCCAACTTCAGCGAACCAAACCCCGAATATGTGGCACAGCAATCCCAAAGCAAACAG GCACAGGCGGAGACCGTGGCGGTGACGACCAATCACAGCCCACCCAGCATTCCAGCCACTTCAG CCTCCGACCTACCTAATGGGAACGGCACAAACCTCTCAGGACCGTCCTCATACCAGCCCCCGGCACCTACTCACCCATCCGGTGGCCGAATCACACGCAGCCAACCCAGCCACTCGCTCCCACCTGGAGCCTCCAGCCCAGTCAGCAACGGCAAAGAAACAAGGCGAACGGGAAAAAGATAG